TTTTGTCCAAAACTTCTCTATGAGCATCTTTGCTACTTCCTCCTGCCATGGGTTCTCAAAAAGGTTAGAAACGTGCATAAGTCTCTGTGATTGCTCACAGATGGCATCTATAAGATCCTTATGATTGTACCCAAGAGCGTTAACTGCGATACCAGCTACCAAGTCAAGGTACTTCCTCCCCTCCTGGTCAAAAAGATAAACACCTTCACCCCTTACAAAGCTCACGGGAAGCCTTGTGTAAGTCTCCATCACATACATACTCAGTATCCCCACATGTTAGTTATGGGCATTCTCCAGTCCTTTCCAAAAGCTCTGGGGGTGATCTTAATGCCTACAGGAGCCTGCCTTCTCTTGTACTCGGCAAGTCTTATCATCCTTATGACCTTCTCTACTGTTTCTCTGTCTATGCCTTTCTGCACTATTTCCTCCTGGGAGAGCCCTTCCTCAATATAAAGCGTCAGTATTTGGTCCAGCATCTGATAAGGTGGTAAGGTGTCCTGATCCTTTTGACCGGGTCTTAACTCTGCGGAAGGGGGTTTTTGAAAGACTCTTTCGGGTATGTCTGGCCTGAGGGAGTTTCTGTAGCGAGCGAGTCTATACACTAAGGTCTTATAAACATCCTTCAAAGGCGCAAAACCGCCGGCCATATCCCCGTAAATGGTGGTGTATCCCACAGATGCCTCGCTTTTATTGGAGGTAGAAAGCACAAGCCAGCCATATCTGTTGGATAGGTAAAAGAGGATGTTTGCCCTTATGCGCGCCTGAAGGTTTTCATCTGCCACGCCAAAGTCAGTAAAGCCAAGAGTATCTCTGAAGCTCTTAAAGATAACATCAATGGGAAACTGATAAAGCTCTATGCCTAAGTTCTTTGCAAGACTTACCGCATCCTCCTTGCTCTCTTTGGATGTAAACTCAGAAGGCATAAAAATCCCCACAACCCTGTCGCTTCCCAGCGCATCCACCGCCAGACAAGCCACCAGCGAGGAATCTATACCACCGGAAAGCCCCAAAACCACCTTACTGAAGTTATTCTTCTTTACATAAGCTTCAAGCCCAGTTTTTAGAGCTGTATAAATTTCTTCTTCGTCTTTTGGATTTCTTTCTACTCTTGGAGGAAATACTTCCAACTCTCTGTATGTGTCAGCACCGCAAGAAATCACATGATACTTTTCTTTACCTTCTCTGAGCCTTGTGTCTAAAAGCCTTCTTCTTTTTACTTTTTCAACATCTAAACTAACTGTCAGCACATCCTCCTCAAAAGCCTTTGCCCGAGCACAGATGTGTCCGTCTGGGTCTATTACCAAGCTCCTACCATCAAAGACAAGCTCATCCTGCCCACCTACAGCATTTACATAAACCACATAGCACAGATTATCTTCTGCCCTTGCCTTCAAAAAAGCCTCTTTAAACTCGTACTTACCAAAGTAATAAGGAGATGCGTTTATGTTTATAAGTGCATGTGCACCCATAATGGCATATGTCCTTTCTAAACCATCGGGATGCCATAAGTCTTCGCATACGGATATACCTATCTTTACCTCACCCAGCTCTACCATAGTGCCGTATGTACCTTTTCTGAAGTACCTCTTCTCATCAAAGACGGAATAATTGGGTAAGAAGTGCTTGTGATAATAGGCAAGTAATTTACCTCCTCCTACAAGGAGTGCAGAGTTGTAAAGGTCACCTTCGTAAAAAGGTGTGCCTATTAGAGCCATTGCCTCAAACTTGGCAGAAGCATCTCTTATAATGTCAAGCCATCTTTGGCACTCTTTGATAAAATCCATCCTCAAGAGCAGATCCTCTGGAGGATAGCCAGACAGAGCCAGCTCGGGAAACACAATTAAATGAGACACTCGATGGTATTCTTCCCAAATCTTGAGTATTTTTATCGCGTTGCCTTCCACATCTCCTACAGTAATATCCATCTGCGCGATGGTGATGTTTAGTTTGCTTTTCATAGATTTACTATTATATAATTAGAACACAAGGAGGAGGAGAATGAAAAAGTTAGCCCTTCTTGGTATGCTAAGCTTTGCGGTCTTTTCATGCGGTGGGGGAAGTGGCTCGGGTATATACGGAAGCTACGACACTGTGCTGGTAGGGATAACCAGCTTAGTGCCTGCCAAAGTAAACAGCGATACGGTGGTGTTTGTGGGGGACGCCGGTCAGAGATGCCAGCTCACCTTTCAGGACGATGCCATTAACATAAAAATAAAGAGCGAGACCATTAAAAACGTCGCAGGTCAGCCAGTCACACCCAACCCATCACCTGTGTACTTTGACAGCTACAGGGTCATATGGAGCAGTGCGGTCTCCAATAACGCATGCGAGGGAGCCCCCGAGTGCAGGCAGATATTCGCCACACCCTTTGCACAGCTCACCAGCATAACTGTCCCGCCAGATAGCGAAGTGGAAGTGCAGGGTCTTGTGGTAACTTTAGCAAGCTGGAAGTCCAGTGTCCTCAGTCAGTACTGCGTGAGCTCTCTTGACAACTGTATATACAACGCAATTTTGGAGCTTCATGGCAGGGAGGTGCTAACAGGAAAGGAGAAGATAGTGAGAGGCTCTTTTAACATACAGTTTGCCAACTACGACCAGGGTAATGCCTGCGGAGCGAGTGCGTGCGCACAAGACAGTACCGTTTGCATAAGATAAAGGGAGGTAAGAGCATGAAGAGAGTTTTCTTATCCACCTTAAGCCTTCTGGTAGTCTTTGGCTTTTCCTTTTCTCTTCAGCCAGTCATAAGGATATTCCCCTCCTCTCCATACGACTACGGACCTACCACCATAGACACCACCAAGACCACCGACTTTGCAATAACCAACATAGGTGATGCCACTGCAGGACCACTGAGAATATGCGGAACTTCTGTGCCTTCTGGTTTTGAGAACTTTAAGATAGTTGCGGACAACTGCACGGGAAAGAGCCTCAACTACGGTGAGTCCTGCACCATATCGGTGAGGTTTGAGCCTCGTCAGAAGCTTGCCTACACGGGCACTCTTTCGGTGATTTACGACGATGATGGAGATGCTACCGCATGCAACACCCAAAAAAACGCCATTGTTAACCTGACGGGTAAAGCTACAGCCATAAAGATATCCGGCACCGGGTGCGACCCTTCCAGGTTTATATGTGATTTTAGCGATGTAGATATAGGAACAAATGCTTACAAGACAGTGAGAATTTGCAATGCCAGCGGTGACCCTCTTTTGCTTCTCAACCCAGCCTTTACCCTAATAGAAAACCCGGTGGGAGACTTACCAGCTTACGGAATAGTAACCACCAACTGCAACGGTGCAAATCTTAGCTTCTTTGCAGGAAATACGGATGACTGCGTTAACAACTACTGCGAGCTTCAGCTTGCCTTTTCACCCCACGACCTGAAAACCTACTTTGGAACCGCCCAGATAAACGACGCCAACGGAGGTCCGCTGGGTCAAAACAGCGGTGTTGGCATATTCCTCAGAGGCAACGGAAGGTATCCCAACGCAGATATAGACTTTGGAACAGTCCCCATAGGAAGCTTCATAGACAGGTTTGTAAATGTAAGCTTTACATGTCCAGGCAGTGGGTCAGTAACTCTTCCTGACTCCTTAGTAAGTGTTTCTGGGACTTATTTTTCCTTGGGAGGTTCCTCCTGTCCAACGTCTTGCACAGGTGGTCAACCAGTGAGCTGTAATGTGGCGGTCAGGTTTCAGCCTTTCACCGCAGGTGTATTTACCGGAAGGGTGATAGTGGCAGTTCCCAATGGGACCAGCGTAGAGCGCACACTTGTAGGAAGGGGGGGACCCGCTACACAAAACTTTTTGAGCCTCAGCATCAGCAGTATAGACTTTGGAACAGTCCCACGCTTTTCAAGCGTTGGAAGAACCATAGTGGTAAGAAACATAACCTCCTCCACCTTAGAGTTCAATGTAGATGTGGCGGGTAGTGGCTTCTTTGCGGTGATGGTAGGTTGTACATGCAACGACAATTATGTGTCTAATGGCAGTTTCTGCGTTCCTGGCACTCCTCCCCCAACATCTCTGAGACCTTACAAGCTAAGACCCGGCGAGGTATGCACAGTGGCTGTAGGTTTCTCTCCACCCCTGACTGCAAGAGGCACGCTGGGAGGTGTGCTCATCTTTGACACTCAAGCTCAGGCTATAAGCGTTCCCATGACCGCGCAGGTGGCAGTTTCTAACCCTCCCACAACACCGCCATCGCTACCCTCGGTTGGCTCTGGTGGAGGTGGAGGATGCAGCGTTAGCTACGGTAATTTCTCAACACTGATGGCATGGCTGTCATTACCCATCGCTCTCCTGATGAGGAGGTTTATGAGAAGATAAACTGCGGGGGAGCGTTGGCTCCCTCAGTCTCTGTAAACTCTGAGTATCTCCTCTACGGTTGTTATGCCTTCCACAGCCTTCAAAAGTCCGTCTTTGAGAAGAGGCACCATACCATCCTTTATAGCCTGTTCTTTTATCTTTCCAGCATCGGACTTTTTCACCACAAGACTCCTTATATCTTCCGTGACTTTTAACACCTCACCTATCACCGTCCTTCCAGAGTAGCCTGTGTTGTTGCATCGCTCGCACCCTTTCCCCCTGTATAGCTTTTGTGGTCTTTCTATACCATTCATCTTTAGCACCTCTTCCTCAAAAGTTGTGGGTTTGTATTCGTAAATGCAGTTAGGACATACTTTCCTTACAAGCCTTTGGGATATTACGCCTACCACTGCGGAGGCTAAGAGGAATTCCTCAACGCCCATATCTATGAGTCTTGTAAAAGCACTTGCAGCATCGTTGGTATGAAGGGTTGCAAGCACCAAGTGTCCTGTGAGTGATGCCTGAACCGCTATGCTGGCAGTCTCCAGGTCCCTTATCTCTCCTATCATGATCACATCCGGGTCCTGTCTGAGTATGTTTCTTAGAGCATTGGCAAAGGTAAGTCCTATCTTGGGCATCACCTGAATCTGCACAACACCCCTTAAATTGTACTCTACAGGGTCTTCAACAGTTATTATCTTTTTCTGGCCCGTGTTTATCTCCTTCATGCAGGCATATAAGGTGGTAGTTTTACCAGAGCCGGTAGGTCCCGTAACCAGTATCATACCGTAGGGCTTCCTTATGAAAGATAGAAGAGCATCCACATCCTGCTCTCTAAATCCCAGAGTGTGAAGACTCAGGTTAATCTCTCCCCTCTTTAGTATTCTAAGTACCACACCCTCACCGTGAACAGAAGGAACTGTGGACACCCTTATGTCATAATCCTGACCGTTTAGGGAGTAAGAGAGCTTCCCGTCCTGAGGCAGTCTCTTTTCCGCTATGTTGAGTCTTGAGAGTATCTTTATCCTTGATATAACAGGGGGTGCTATGTACTTGGGATACTCCCTAACCGTGTAGAGAATACCATCTATTCTGTACCTGACCACTACATGGTTCTCAAACTGTTCTATGTGTATGTCCGTTGCAGACCTCATTATGGCATCCTTTATGGTGTCGTTGACAAACTTCACTATTGGCGCTTCTTCTGCTATGTTCTCAAGTTTCTTCTCATCCAGAGCATCCTCAGACAGAGCTTCCAGCTCTAAACCTATGCTAATAGGGTCCTCAAGGAGATTTTTGAGTTTTTCTTGGTCCACCAACTCAAAGATCACCTTCTTGCCCAGAGCTCTCTCTAAAAGCTCTTTAAGGTATGCATCCTCTTTAAGGCATGCAAACTTTACAAAGTTCTCTCCTTCCTCCAGAGGTGCTATACCATTGGCGCTGAGAAACTCGTGATTTATGTGCCTACCTACCTCTGCATCCATAGCTTATACACTCTCAACTCTACATAGTATGCACTAGGGTTTGATGGATTGTCAATACCAAGAGAAAGGCTCTCTATCATAATACCGCTTGCCTCTATGTCCTTTAAAAATCTGAGTATACTTTCCACACTGTTGGAAGTATAACCTGCCTTTAATACTATCTTCTTTACACCGTTTATGTCCTGCACCTCTTCCTTTGAAAAGGATGTTTCGGTAAGCTTGTAAGCTCGGGCTTTGTCTGATATGAGCGCCTTGACCTGCTCTACTATCGTGTTCTCATCACCACCTGTAGCAACTTTATCCTTTAGCTTGCTCAGCTGGTCGTTTATCTTCTCCTCCTCTTTCATAAGAGATTTTAGTTCCTGCGCCTTGTGTCTTAGTTCGTCTCTTAACTTTTTCCTCTCTTCGTAAAGGCTTTTCATCTCCTGCTTCTTTTTTTGAAAGGGCTTGTAAACACCGTAGTAAAATCCAATAAAGAAGAGTCCTGCTATTATGAAGGATAATGCAGCTCTAAAAACTCTCCTTTCAGAAAGGAGCCTGATGTTATGTATGTGCCTCTTCATTCTTCTTTCAGCAGGTCTTTTAGGTGTTTGAGTTTGTTCTCAAAGGATGTCTTTACGCCTTGCCCTTCCTCAGGGGTAGTTATAACGCTGGCTTTTATGAGAAGGATAAGCTCTGTGTTGGATGAGGAAACAGATTCATTGCTAAAGAGTATGCCAAGACCTGGTATGTCAGAGAGCAAAGGTACTCCGCTTTTCTGCCTCTGGAGCCTGTTTTGAATTATACCTCCTAAAAGCCCTACCTGATCGTTCCTGAGGATAAGCGTGGTGGAGGCGGACCTCTTGGTTATGAGGGGGGATGTAAGCTCTGGTTGGACGGTGTTCTTTACCGCATCGCTAACTTCCTGTGTTATCTTGAGAGTTACCGAGTTGTCAGCACTGACAGTGGGTCTAACTTTGAGTATGACGCCCGTGGTTCTATACTGAACCATATTCTGCACATTTAGAGTCCCACCTGTAACTGGTACAATCTGCTGGGTAAGAATGGGGACCTCCGCGCCT
The DNA window shown above is from Hydrogenobacter thermophilus TK-6 and carries:
- a CDS encoding NAD+ synthase, which codes for MKSKLNITIAQMDITVGDVEGNAIKILKIWEEYHRVSHLIVFPELALSGYPPEDLLLRMDFIKECQRWLDIIRDASAKFEAMALIGTPFYEGDLYNSALLVGGGKLLAYYHKHFLPNYSVFDEKRYFRKGTYGTMVELGEVKIGISVCEDLWHPDGLERTYAIMGAHALININASPYYFGKYEFKEAFLKARAEDNLCYVVYVNAVGGQDELVFDGRSLVIDPDGHICARAKAFEEDVLTVSLDVEKVKRRRLLDTRLREGKEKYHVISCGADTYRELEVFPPRVERNPKDEEEIYTALKTGLEAYVKKNNFSKVVLGLSGGIDSSLVACLAVDALGSDRVVGIFMPSEFTSKESKEDAVSLAKNLGIELYQFPIDVIFKSFRDTLGFTDFGVADENLQARIRANILFYLSNRYGWLVLSTSNKSEASVGYTTIYGDMAGGFAPLKDVYKTLVYRLARYRNSLRPDIPERVFQKPPSAELRPGQKDQDTLPPYQMLDQILTLYIEEGLSQEEIVQKGIDRETVEKVIRMIRLAEYKRRQAPVGIKITPRAFGKDWRMPITNMWGY
- a CDS encoding choice-of-anchor D domain-containing protein, with amino-acid sequence MKRVFLSTLSLLVVFGFSFSLQPVIRIFPSSPYDYGPTTIDTTKTTDFAITNIGDATAGPLRICGTSVPSGFENFKIVADNCTGKSLNYGESCTISVRFEPRQKLAYTGTLSVIYDDDGDATACNTQKNAIVNLTGKATAIKISGTGCDPSRFICDFSDVDIGTNAYKTVRICNASGDPLLLLNPAFTLIENPVGDLPAYGIVTTNCNGANLSFFAGNTDDCVNNYCELQLAFSPHDLKTYFGTAQINDANGGPLGQNSGVGIFLRGNGRYPNADIDFGTVPIGSFIDRFVNVSFTCPGSGSVTLPDSLVSVSGTYFSLGGSSCPTSCTGGQPVSCNVAVRFQPFTAGVFTGRVIVAVPNGTSVERTLVGRGGPATQNFLSLSISSIDFGTVPRFSSVGRTIVVRNITSSTLEFNVDVAGSGFFAVMVGCTCNDNYVSNGSFCVPGTPPPTSLRPYKLRPGEVCTVAVGFSPPLTARGTLGGVLIFDTQAQAISVPMTAQVAVSNPPTTPPSLPSVGSGGGGGCSVSYGNFSTLMAWLSLPIALLMRRFMRR
- a CDS encoding GspE/PulE family protein; protein product: MDAEVGRHINHEFLSANGIAPLEEGENFVKFACLKEDAYLKELLERALGKKVIFELVDQEKLKNLLEDPISIGLELEALSEDALDEKKLENIAEEAPIVKFVNDTIKDAIMRSATDIHIEQFENHVVVRYRIDGILYTVREYPKYIAPPVISRIKILSRLNIAEKRLPQDGKLSYSLNGQDYDIRVSTVPSVHGEGVVLRILKRGEINLSLHTLGFREQDVDALLSFIRKPYGMILVTGPTGSGKTTTLYACMKEINTGQKKIITVEDPVEYNLRGVVQIQVMPKIGLTFANALRNILRQDPDVIMIGEIRDLETASIAVQASLTGHLVLATLHTNDAASAFTRLIDMGVEEFLLASAVVGVISQRLVRKVCPNCIYEYKPTTFEEEVLKMNGIERPQKLYRGKGCERCNNTGYSGRTVIGEVLKVTEDIRSLVVKKSDAGKIKEQAIKDGMVPLLKDGLLKAVEGITTVEEILRVYRD